The genomic region ACTCCAATTCTCTCCTCCTGACCCACAACCGCCATGCTGCACCGCCTCACTCCTACCAAACCCCGCTTTTCCCTACTTGCCGGCAGCCTGCTGCTGGCCCTGGGCCTCGGCAGCTGCGGCATCTCCGAGCAGGTGCAGCAGGCCAAAGCCTTCAAAGACACCCAGATCCGGCTGGCCTCCGTGGAGCAGGCCACTGTGGCCGGCATCGACGTGACCCAGATCCGGCGGCCCGGCGACTTGAGCACCATCGACAAGGCCCGGCTGGCTACCGCCTACGCCACCGGCAACCTGCCGCTGCGCATGCGCGTGAATCTGGAAATCCGCAACCCCAACGACGAAACCGCCGCCCTCAACGAGCTGGACTACATTGCCCTCATCGACGGCAAGCAGGTGGCCACCGGCCGCTCCACCGAGCGCATCGAAGTGGCACCCAACGGCACCGCGCTGGCCCCCGTCACGCTGGAAAGCAACCTGCGCGAAGCCGTGGGCGAAAAGTCCGGGGAGGCGCTGGCGGACCTGGTACTGG from Hymenobacter canadensis harbors:
- a CDS encoding LEA type 2 family protein, whose protein sequence is MLHRLTPTKPRFSLLAGSLLLALGLGSCGISEQVQQAKAFKDTQIRLASVEQATVAGIDVTQIRRPGDLSTIDKARLATAYATGNLPLRMRVNLEIRNPNDETAALNELDYIALIDGKQVATGRSTERIEVAPNGTALAPVTLESNLREAVGEKSGEALADLVLGLADRDRQPVRLTMRIRPTFITGSGRRIAPAGYITVDKDFTANQVLDAIDKRDSLKTRP